One genomic region from Salvia hispanica cultivar TCC Black 2014 chromosome 2, UniMelb_Shisp_WGS_1.0, whole genome shotgun sequence encodes:
- the LOC125203095 gene encoding bifunctional 3-dehydroquinate dehydratase/shikimate dehydrogenase, chloroplastic isoform X3 → MEMGVGMGKNQTLICAPIMADTVDQMVELMHKAKFKGADIVEVRLDHLKSLDHRPDIEVLIRQCPLPTLFTYRPTWEGGEYNGDEESRFEALQLAMELGADHIDIELKAAHEFMNFTRGNKPEKCKIIVSSHNYEYTPSVEDLGNLVARIQAAGADIVKFATTALDITDVARVFQITVHSQFVDRQVPIIAMVMGERGLMSRILCPKFGGYLTFGTLEEGKVSAPGQPTIDELISLYNFRSIDTDTKVFGIIGKPVSHSKSPKLYNRAFKEDGINGVFVHLLVDDVNKFFDTYSSPDFSGFSCTIPHKEAALARCDEVDPVAKSIGAVNCLIRRLDGKLFGCNTDYVGAISSIEIGLQGSQNGATHTGSPLAGKLFVVIGAGGAGKALAYGAKEKGARVVIANRSYDRARDLAELVGGKALTLAELSNFQPETGMILANTTSIGMQPNIEETPISKEALRNYELVFDAIYTPKITRLLREAQEAGSKIVTGVEMFIGQAYEQYERFTGLPAPKQLFRDIMADY, encoded by the exons ATGGAGATGGGTGTGGGGATGGGAAAAAATCAAACCTTGATTTGTGCACCTATAATGGCTGACACGGTGGATCAAATGGTGGAGTTGATGCACAAGGCTAAGTTTAAGGGAGCTGATATTGTGGAGGTTAGGCTGGATCACTTGAAGAGCCTTGACCATCGTCCCGATATCGAAGTGTTGATCAGACAGTGCCCTCTGCCCACTCTCTTTACCTACAG ACCTACATGGGAGGGTGGAGAGTATAACGGCGATGAAGAATCACGTTTTGAAGCACTTCAACTTGCTATGGAGTTGGGAGCTGATCACATTGATATTGAGCTCAAG GCTGCACACGAGTTCATGAATTTCACGCGTGGGAATAAACCTGAAAAGTGCAAAATTATAGTTTCCTCTCACAATTATGAGTACACTCCTTCAGTTGAGGATCTGGGGAACCTCGTGGCCAGGATACAAGCAGCTGGAGCAGACATAGTTAAATTTGCTACGACAGCACTAGATATCACTGATGTAGCACGAGTGTTTCAAATAACCGTTCATTCTCAA TTTGTCGATCGTCAGGTACCAATTATTGCTATGGTTATGGGAGAGAGAGGACTCATGTCAAGGATACTCTGTCCCAAATTCGGTGGATACCTTACATTCGGCACTCTGGAAGAAGGGAAGGTGTCTGCCCCCGGACAACCAACGATTGATGAGTTGATTAGCTTATACAATTTTAGGTCTATCGACACAGACACTAAGGTGTTTGGGATCATTGGGAAACCTGTCAGCCATAGCAAATCACCCAAACTGTATAATAGAGCATTCAAAGAAGATGGGATCAATGGAGTTTTTGTGCATTTGTTGGTGGACGATGTTAATAAGTTTTTTGATACCTATTCCTCTCCTGATTTTTCTGGTTTTAG CTGTACCATTCCTCATAAAGAAGCAGCACTTGCCCGTTGTGATGAAGTCGATCCCGTTGCAAAG TCTATAGGAGCGGTCAATTGCCTCATCAGAAGACTGGATGGGAAGCTATTTGGATGTAACACAGACTACGTTGGTGCAATATCTTCTATTGAGATCGGCCTACAAG GATCTCAAAATGGTGCCACTCATACCGGGTCACCCCTGGCTGGTAAACTGTTTGTGGTTATTGGTGCTGGAGGAGCAGGAAAGGCGCTCGCCTATGGAGCCAAAGAAAAGGGGGCGAGGGTGGTGATTGCTAATCGGAGCTATG ATCGAGCTAGAGATCTTGCTGAGCTTGTTGGAGGGAAGGCTTTGACTCTAGCCGAGCTAAGCAACTTCCAACCAGAAACCGGGATGATACTTGCAAACACAACTTCAATTGGGATGCAACCAAACATCGAAGAGACTCCCATCTCCAag GAAGCTTTGAGAAACTATGAGCTTGTATTTGACGCTATCTACACTCCCAAAATCACGCGACTCTTGCGTGAAGCTCAGGAAGCGGGCTCCAAGATTGTGACGGGAGTCGAGATGTTCATCGGGCAGGCCTACGAGCAATATGAGAGGTTCACAGGACTCCCAG CTCCGAAGCAACTGTTTAGAGATATCATGGCAGACTACTGA
- the LOC125203095 gene encoding bifunctional 3-dehydroquinate dehydratase/shikimate dehydrogenase, chloroplastic isoform X2, which yields MEIAVESGVRPMEMGVGMGKNQTLICAPIMADTVDQMVELMHKAKFKGADIVEVRLDHLKSLDHRPDIEVLIRQCPLPTLFTYRPTWEGGEYNGDEESRFEALQLAMELGADHIDIELKAAHEFMNFTRGNKPEKCKIIVSSHNYEYTPSVEDLGNLVARIQAAGADIVKFATTALDITDVARVFQITVHSQVPIIAMVMGERGLMSRILCPKFGGYLTFGTLEEGKVSAPGQPTIDELISLYNFRSIDTDTKVFGIIGKPVSHSKSPKLYNRAFKEDGINGVFVHLLVDDVNKFFDTYSSPDFSGFSCTIPHKEAALARCDEVDPVAKSIGAVNCLIRRLDGKLFGCNTDYVGAISSIEIGLQGSQNGATHTGSPLAGKLFVVIGAGGAGKALAYGAKEKGARVVIANRSYDRARDLAELVGGKALTLAELSNFQPETGMILANTTSIGMQPNIEETPISKEALRNYELVFDAIYTPKITRLLREAQEAGSKIVTGVEMFIGQAYEQYERFTGLPAPKQLFRDIMADY from the exons ATGGAAATC GCTGTGGAATCTGGTGTGAGACCCATGGAGATGGGTGTGGGGATGGGAAAAAATCAAACCTTGATTTGTGCACCTATAATGGCTGACACGGTGGATCAAATGGTGGAGTTGATGCACAAGGCTAAGTTTAAGGGAGCTGATATTGTGGAGGTTAGGCTGGATCACTTGAAGAGCCTTGACCATCGTCCCGATATCGAAGTGTTGATCAGACAGTGCCCTCTGCCCACTCTCTTTACCTACAG ACCTACATGGGAGGGTGGAGAGTATAACGGCGATGAAGAATCACGTTTTGAAGCACTTCAACTTGCTATGGAGTTGGGAGCTGATCACATTGATATTGAGCTCAAG GCTGCACACGAGTTCATGAATTTCACGCGTGGGAATAAACCTGAAAAGTGCAAAATTATAGTTTCCTCTCACAATTATGAGTACACTCCTTCAGTTGAGGATCTGGGGAACCTCGTGGCCAGGATACAAGCAGCTGGAGCAGACATAGTTAAATTTGCTACGACAGCACTAGATATCACTGATGTAGCACGAGTGTTTCAAATAACCGTTCATTCTCAA GTACCAATTATTGCTATGGTTATGGGAGAGAGAGGACTCATGTCAAGGATACTCTGTCCCAAATTCGGTGGATACCTTACATTCGGCACTCTGGAAGAAGGGAAGGTGTCTGCCCCCGGACAACCAACGATTGATGAGTTGATTAGCTTATACAATTTTAGGTCTATCGACACAGACACTAAGGTGTTTGGGATCATTGGGAAACCTGTCAGCCATAGCAAATCACCCAAACTGTATAATAGAGCATTCAAAGAAGATGGGATCAATGGAGTTTTTGTGCATTTGTTGGTGGACGATGTTAATAAGTTTTTTGATACCTATTCCTCTCCTGATTTTTCTGGTTTTAG CTGTACCATTCCTCATAAAGAAGCAGCACTTGCCCGTTGTGATGAAGTCGATCCCGTTGCAAAG TCTATAGGAGCGGTCAATTGCCTCATCAGAAGACTGGATGGGAAGCTATTTGGATGTAACACAGACTACGTTGGTGCAATATCTTCTATTGAGATCGGCCTACAAG GATCTCAAAATGGTGCCACTCATACCGGGTCACCCCTGGCTGGTAAACTGTTTGTGGTTATTGGTGCTGGAGGAGCAGGAAAGGCGCTCGCCTATGGAGCCAAAGAAAAGGGGGCGAGGGTGGTGATTGCTAATCGGAGCTATG ATCGAGCTAGAGATCTTGCTGAGCTTGTTGGAGGGAAGGCTTTGACTCTAGCCGAGCTAAGCAACTTCCAACCAGAAACCGGGATGATACTTGCAAACACAACTTCAATTGGGATGCAACCAAACATCGAAGAGACTCCCATCTCCAag GAAGCTTTGAGAAACTATGAGCTTGTATTTGACGCTATCTACACTCCCAAAATCACGCGACTCTTGCGTGAAGCTCAGGAAGCGGGCTCCAAGATTGTGACGGGAGTCGAGATGTTCATCGGGCAGGCCTACGAGCAATATGAGAGGTTCACAGGACTCCCAG CTCCGAAGCAACTGTTTAGAGATATCATGGCAGACTACTGA
- the LOC125203095 gene encoding bifunctional 3-dehydroquinate dehydratase/shikimate dehydrogenase, chloroplastic isoform X1 — protein sequence MEIAVESGVRPMEMGVGMGKNQTLICAPIMADTVDQMVELMHKAKFKGADIVEVRLDHLKSLDHRPDIEVLIRQCPLPTLFTYRPTWEGGEYNGDEESRFEALQLAMELGADHIDIELKAAHEFMNFTRGNKPEKCKIIVSSHNYEYTPSVEDLGNLVARIQAAGADIVKFATTALDITDVARVFQITVHSQFVDRQVPIIAMVMGERGLMSRILCPKFGGYLTFGTLEEGKVSAPGQPTIDELISLYNFRSIDTDTKVFGIIGKPVSHSKSPKLYNRAFKEDGINGVFVHLLVDDVNKFFDTYSSPDFSGFSCTIPHKEAALARCDEVDPVAKSIGAVNCLIRRLDGKLFGCNTDYVGAISSIEIGLQGSQNGATHTGSPLAGKLFVVIGAGGAGKALAYGAKEKGARVVIANRSYDRARDLAELVGGKALTLAELSNFQPETGMILANTTSIGMQPNIEETPISKEALRNYELVFDAIYTPKITRLLREAQEAGSKIVTGVEMFIGQAYEQYERFTGLPAPKQLFRDIMADY from the exons ATGGAAATC GCTGTGGAATCTGGTGTGAGACCCATGGAGATGGGTGTGGGGATGGGAAAAAATCAAACCTTGATTTGTGCACCTATAATGGCTGACACGGTGGATCAAATGGTGGAGTTGATGCACAAGGCTAAGTTTAAGGGAGCTGATATTGTGGAGGTTAGGCTGGATCACTTGAAGAGCCTTGACCATCGTCCCGATATCGAAGTGTTGATCAGACAGTGCCCTCTGCCCACTCTCTTTACCTACAG ACCTACATGGGAGGGTGGAGAGTATAACGGCGATGAAGAATCACGTTTTGAAGCACTTCAACTTGCTATGGAGTTGGGAGCTGATCACATTGATATTGAGCTCAAG GCTGCACACGAGTTCATGAATTTCACGCGTGGGAATAAACCTGAAAAGTGCAAAATTATAGTTTCCTCTCACAATTATGAGTACACTCCTTCAGTTGAGGATCTGGGGAACCTCGTGGCCAGGATACAAGCAGCTGGAGCAGACATAGTTAAATTTGCTACGACAGCACTAGATATCACTGATGTAGCACGAGTGTTTCAAATAACCGTTCATTCTCAA TTTGTCGATCGTCAGGTACCAATTATTGCTATGGTTATGGGAGAGAGAGGACTCATGTCAAGGATACTCTGTCCCAAATTCGGTGGATACCTTACATTCGGCACTCTGGAAGAAGGGAAGGTGTCTGCCCCCGGACAACCAACGATTGATGAGTTGATTAGCTTATACAATTTTAGGTCTATCGACACAGACACTAAGGTGTTTGGGATCATTGGGAAACCTGTCAGCCATAGCAAATCACCCAAACTGTATAATAGAGCATTCAAAGAAGATGGGATCAATGGAGTTTTTGTGCATTTGTTGGTGGACGATGTTAATAAGTTTTTTGATACCTATTCCTCTCCTGATTTTTCTGGTTTTAG CTGTACCATTCCTCATAAAGAAGCAGCACTTGCCCGTTGTGATGAAGTCGATCCCGTTGCAAAG TCTATAGGAGCGGTCAATTGCCTCATCAGAAGACTGGATGGGAAGCTATTTGGATGTAACACAGACTACGTTGGTGCAATATCTTCTATTGAGATCGGCCTACAAG GATCTCAAAATGGTGCCACTCATACCGGGTCACCCCTGGCTGGTAAACTGTTTGTGGTTATTGGTGCTGGAGGAGCAGGAAAGGCGCTCGCCTATGGAGCCAAAGAAAAGGGGGCGAGGGTGGTGATTGCTAATCGGAGCTATG ATCGAGCTAGAGATCTTGCTGAGCTTGTTGGAGGGAAGGCTTTGACTCTAGCCGAGCTAAGCAACTTCCAACCAGAAACCGGGATGATACTTGCAAACACAACTTCAATTGGGATGCAACCAAACATCGAAGAGACTCCCATCTCCAag GAAGCTTTGAGAAACTATGAGCTTGTATTTGACGCTATCTACACTCCCAAAATCACGCGACTCTTGCGTGAAGCTCAGGAAGCGGGCTCCAAGATTGTGACGGGAGTCGAGATGTTCATCGGGCAGGCCTACGAGCAATATGAGAGGTTCACAGGACTCCCAG CTCCGAAGCAACTGTTTAGAGATATCATGGCAGACTACTGA
- the LOC125205015 gene encoding superoxide dismutase [Cu-Zn]-like encodes MAKAVAVLSSSEGVKGTIYFTQEGDGPTNVTGNISGLKPGLHGLHVHALGDTTNGCMSTGPHFNPTGKDHGAPDDEIRHAGDLGNITSGDDGTVSFTIVDKQIPLSGPHSIVGRAIVVHADPDDLGRGGHELSKATGNAGGRVACGIIGLQG; translated from the exons ATGGCGAAGGCTGTTGCAGTGCTTAGCAGCAGTGAGGGTGTCAAGGGCACCATCTACTTCACACAGGAAGGAGAtg GCCCCACGAACGTGACTGGAAATATCTCCGGCCTTAAGCCTGGGCTCCATGGCCTTCACGTGCATGCTCTAGGTGACACGACCAATGGTTGCATGTCGACTG GGCCTCATTTCAATCCAACTGGCAAGGATCATGGTGCTCCTGATGATGAGATTCGACACGCTGGTGATCTTGGCAACATCACATCTGGAGACGACG GTACCGTTAGTTTCACCATCGTTGACAAGCAG atACCCCTTTCGGGACCACATTCCATTGTCGGGAGAGCTATAGTTGTCCATGCTGATCCTGATGATCTTGGAAGAG GTGGACATGAACTCAGCAAGGCCACTGGAAATGCTGGTGGAAGAGTTGCTTGTG GTATCATCGGCCTGCAAGGCTGA
- the LOC125206834 gene encoding uncharacterized protein LOC125206834, which yields MANGTQYNKAYYLADGIYPRWPVFVKTIRQPVGPKQTYFAAKQESARKDVERAFGVLQSRWAILRCPVRQWHENYVASIMHACIILHNMIIEDEGYSAENWAPEEGASTSHGVATAPLQMGVPRSDAYLIQRFADMRRETSHTTLQADMIEEVLKS from the coding sequence ATGGCCAACGGGACGCAGTACAACAAGGCATACTACTTAGccgatgggatataccctcgttGGCCCGTGTTTGTCAAGACGATCCGGCAGCCGGTTGGGCCGAAACAAACCTATTTTGCGGCCAAACAAGAGAGTGCTAGGAAGGACGTTGAGCGTGCTTTTGGTGTCCTCCAATCGCGATGGGCCATTCTTCGGTGCCCGGTTCGACAATGGCACGAAAATTATGTCGCCTCCATCATGCATGCATGTATCATATTacacaatatgataatagagGACGAAGGATATTCTGCAGAGAACTGGGCACCGGAAGAGGGTGCAAGTACGAGTCACGGTGTTGCAACCGCCCCACTGCAGATGGGTGTACCGCGTAGTGATGCATACTTGATCCAACGGTTCGCCGATATGCGGAGGGAAACATCGCATACGACACTGCAGGCTGATATGATAGAAGAGGTTTTGAAATCGTAG
- the LOC125208039 gene encoding S-adenosylmethionine decarboxylase proenzyme 4-like gives MAASGFEGFEKRIELRFSGVGGKGLRQLDFFTLEKVLHAVQCTVVSALGNQYLDSYVLSESSLFVYPTKIIIKTCGTTQLLKSVRPFVHYAATIGLALCSCRYTRGSFIFPEAQPHPHTSFNEEVSYLEQNLPPNLSINKASIMNAASSHKWHVFTACDAGRPRAEDDFYTVEICMTGLDPVHAGKFFRPSGLVKTGDSAGREMTEATGIDDVNASAIVCDYAFDPCGYSMNGVHGDRYLTVHVTPEDGFSYASFECVCAAAAGDGEILEAVGKVAEIFRPSELSAALTGAAGEGVRRGLAAAVSPVGLGLTSCAADEFPDAGNVVFQMFGARRE, from the coding sequence ATGGCAGCTTCCGGGTTCGAAGGGTTCGAGAAGAGAATCGAGCTCCGCTTCTCCGGAGTTGGTGGAAAGGGCCTCAGACAACTGGACTTTTTCACTCTGGAGAAAGTGCTACATGCGGTGCAGTGCACCGTAGTGTCTGCCCTAGGCAACCAATACTTGGACTCGTACGTGCTGTCGGAGTCGAGCCTCTTCGTCTACCCCACCAAGATCATCATCAAGACATGTGGGACCACCCAGCTCCTCAAATCCGTCCGTCCGTTCGTCCACTATGCTGCCACGATCGGCCTCGCCCTCTGCAGCTGCAGGTACACCCGCGGCAGCTTCATCTTCCCCGAAGCCCAGCCCCACCCCCACACCAGCTTCAATGAAGAGGTTTCTTATTTGGAACAAAATCTGCCTCCAAATCTCTCCATCAACAAGGCTTCCATCATGAACGCCGCGTCCTCTCACAAGTGGCATGTTTTCACTGCGTGCGACGCGGGGCGCCCGCGCGCAGAGGATGATTTCTACACGGTCGAGATTTGCATGACCGGGTTGGACCCGGTCCACGCGGGGAAATTCTTCCGCCCGTCCGGTTTGGTGAAAACCGGGGACTCGGCCGGCCGGGAGATGACGGAGGCCACGGGGATCGACGACGTCAACGCCAGCGCGATCGTCTGCGACTACGCGTTCGATCCCTGCGGCTACTCCATGAACGGGGTCCACGGGGACCGTTACTTGACGGTCCACGTGACGCCAGAGGACGGCTTCAGCTACGCCAGCTTCGAGTGCGTctgcgccgccgccgccggcgaCGGGGAGATTCTCGAGGCGGTGGGGAAGGTGGCGGAGATTTTCCGGCCGTCGGAGCTGTCGGCGGCGTTGACCGGCGCCGCCGGTGAGGGGGTACGGAGGGGGCTAGCGGCGGCGGTCAGCCCGGTCGGGTTGGGATTGACGAGCTGCGCGGCGGATGAGTTCCCGGATGCCGGGAACGTGGTTTTTCAGATGTTCGGCGCTCGTCGGGAGTAG